Below is a genomic region from Alosa sapidissima isolate fAloSap1 chromosome 19, fAloSap1.pri, whole genome shotgun sequence.
GAACCTTCCACATGAAATATATTTGAGGTACTATTATGTTATGTGTTATGATTTATGTTAAACCTTTGAAGATCCTTTTTTTGAAGATGTTAAacctttgaaaaaaaattacacCCCGCCCCAAATATTGAATTATGCTCAAAATGCCATGCCATTAtgctcaaaatatatattttatatagagTGAAGAAAAGAGCAGACATGAGTACAGTGAGATGAGAATGGAAAAcatgagacagaggagaggtcaTGAGATAATTAGAGTATTTCACAAGAATCATATTTATTTCCTTGCACCTTATCCTTATTTCCTTGCACCTGCAAAACAGGAGGCATGTGAAAGGTGTGAACTAGATGATGGTTTGTCATTTATTGAAGGCAATCCAACTGAAATGTCAGATGAACCCTCATGCACGAAGGTTCCAATTATTAAAAACAGCCCCAATAAGATAAATGGGGATTCTATAACAATTATGGTTGTGGAATGCCATAATGCCATAAAACAGAATAACACGAAAAGAGGAAGaacagccacccccccccccccccggccttACTACGATTACACTGATGACTGGCCCCATTGTCAGCCTATTTGGACACATTGCTATGTAAAAACATCTACATCTGGGTTTGTTAATTCCTCTCTGTTGTTGTCCCTAGGGAGAGGCAGAGTTTGCCCGCATCATGAGCATCGTGGACCCCAACAGGTTGGGAGTGGTCACTTTCCAGGCCTTCATCGACTTCATGTCCCGTGAGACCGCTGACACAGACACTGCCGACCAGGTCATGGCCTCCTTCAAAGTACTGGCCGGGGACAAGGTGAGGattattgagagagagaaatagagtgaaTTAGTTGATTGGTCTTAATGAAGAAGACAATATGGAAGGTCTCAAGAAGTATTGAAATGTATGCAACATAATGTATGGTCCAGTCAAACTATTTATGAATTGGACTGATTCCATGAGTGGCAAATTTCCGGGACATCACATGTCACATTTGACAGTTattgagagagaaaatggagtaaATACATTAGGGTGAATGTTCAGATTACCGGTAGTATGTAAAGTGAGGACAAGCAAGTATACAAATGATTGTGCCCATATCCCTCACTCAACCTGGCTGCAGAGGGACATTTTCTGCTGCTAGGAAACAGTGGATGCCAAGACTATTGTTTGAAACTATTTCTTGGGGCAGAGGATGAACGGATGAACAAAAATCTAAACAAATTATAAAGCAATTTGATGTCTTTACATTTGATTAGTTGTAAGTGGAACAGTTGTTTAAAAGCAAAATCGCACTTGTGATCATGACGTTGGTAAAGGATATACCCACAGCAGTGGTTTGGCCGTAGGCCTCCGGTGACATGCCTTTGGTCGAACCACAGTCATGGGTATATCCTTTACCAATCCCACTCTCACTTGTGCCATATTGCTCAAGCATGCTATAGTGCTAAACCTTTATTTTTGTCGTTAATTCAGGAATCAATTATTGTCGAGCAATCCTTATACTTTTTCTTGTCCATGTACCTTTGATGTGCTCACATACTATGGTTCTAATTtggaaaaaatggaaaaaatattttttgttaaaaagGGTTCAATTATTGCTGAAAATAAGACAGACACCACTCTTATAATGATGATTGTAAACTCTAACTCTGtgctatgccccccccccccccatcttctgtcttctctgctctgtcctctgtctctgctcttctattctccccacctctccaccccttcctcttcctctctaccCTCATCCAGAACTACATCCTGGCGGACGAGCTTCGCCGTGAGCTGCCCCCTGACCAGGCCGAGTACTGCATTGCCCGCATGGCGCCCTACACTGGCCCCGATGCTGTGCCTGGTGCACTCGACTACATGTCCTTCTCCACCGCCCTCTACGGAGAGAGTGACCTTTGAAccccaccagagagagagagagactctcttGCCTTGCCTGCTCCGCCCTTTCCACCCCGCCCATTTGCAATGCGCATTTTTTTGTACGTTCTTTTCCTCCCTTCAtccattcctcctctcctttctccttccTCTTGCCCATTGTCCTCTATTTGTTTGTCTTAACATCCATCCCTGACCCCATTCCCCGTCCAACCGTCTCGGTCTGTCTCTGTTGTATTTGCTTATCCTCATGCAATGCAGCAACTCCCGACGTTTACAATGAGGGAGacagaatattgttttttttttgttttgttttgtttttccttctgtttttattttcttgttgttttgtttttttttcttcataaaaatgaataaagttaacatattttattatacagaacaaaaaaggtatttttcttcacctgattaaaaaaatgaaaaaagaaacaaaaagtcaaaataaagaaaaaaaaggcaaGAATTGTCTCTTATTTTCTACACTTCAATTGTTCTCAAGTCTCCTTTCAGCATTTTCAGCAGTGATAGACATGTAAACTCAAGTCAAGTGAAAGCTATATGCCATATCTCTCATATGCTCCATTTTGGCTCTAAATTGGTAAAAACTTGTGTCATGATATTTGGACCACCAATCTTAAAAAAAGCCAATAAACTGGGGAAATAGCAAGTTTGTATCATTATACCTCACAGAACATAATGACCAATATTACTATTATAGGGAGGGAggcaatatatttattttttcacagGGCTCTATTGTATCCTCATTTTTGTTAAGTGTCCTCTGATGTTAGCTTTGAAGTATGGTCAACTGGCCAATTAGCCTTGGCTAAGCCAGATACAGACAACTGTTTAGTCAGAATAAACCCAAAACAAGGTTATCAATATTGTTTTTCCTAAATCCCAAAATAGGCTAGCCTGGCCACACCCACCTACatctcctttcagggagatactagtCAGGAGGAGGTACATCCAAGATGAACTGCGGCTGACTGTGGCTGACTTCATACGACAACTTCAAATGCATGCGGGGAGGAGCTAGAACAAATGACAGCTTGTCCTGAACAGATCAACTGCAGTCTACCTGACGTGACTGGTGGGAGACATCGCTGGAGATATTGCGGAATTTTGTGTGCAATAATTACAGTTTaactttcattctttttttttgttgttactttATTGTAGTCTTAGTGTCAAGTTCAAAAAAAGCATTACATTCTTTATCATACTACATTTCTTTCTGTATTAAAAAAACAAGGGGGAACACATCACtttacagaaacaaaacaaaagagaaatatatttatataaagacacaggaagacagaaagtatgtgtgtgtgaatatccaTCTACAGTATGCACCTATTATAAAGTTTAATTATTCTTCTAACTATATGCTCTGGATACAGTTTATTCCATTTTTCTATTTGAAGaaagaactttcattcttaatctttatgagcatgatgactgacgaaataaattgcTATCATGCAGTTTACCattgttgtcatacagttaacaggcctgcattgtagcacataggcctacataaagtgTTCATCTGTGCCATCTATTTAACCAACAGCATAGAATAACAGAATATCAAAACgttttctgtaggctagcctaccattgttgcagaaatcacatataagaaggTAGCCTATCCATTCCATTTTCTTACCAGGGATTAGAAACGGTTCAAAGAatgaaaaactgaaatgaacacaGTTTTTTGGATGAACGTAACCAAAAACGGGAACAAAATCAatttcacttgttctgttaaactagttaaaacattttcaattttagatAACCTGTTAATAACGATATTTATTGTTCTGGTTAACCTTGTTTAAATATTATTCAAAAgtctttttttacacatttttgcTCATTCTAACATAAGGAAGCAGAATGAGAAACCTTTCATAATTGTCATGGGAAGATTCCTTACAAACtgccctatcacgtctttgtAATGACGTCATGGGGGTGGGTTTCAGCTTGTGCAGTCTATGTGGAAAGACAACTGCAAAAACTGAATGTAGGCtcttttaaggtcatgtgacatggtgtcacgatggtatcacatcaagtcagatctgcgcAGATCTGTATCAAGTCAAATGACTAGTAGCACCATAATTCACTAACATTTCCATCAGACCCAAAAAAGACTGGCCAATCAGTGATGAGAAGGGATGACATCTTCAAAATCAAAAGTGGCTGTGTTAAATGGTAttagcaacacctgcaaacatcaaTATGtaaatttatttacagcaaaggtatgTAGGCCTTCCTGTCTGCTGATGCTGTTTATTATTAGTTTATCAAGTTTAGGCAAAGTAGGAAAGTAATGTGATTGGtgaggctggaccaatgatttcaaagttaacgcTATGTCTACGCCTGTCACCATGCTGTGCACGCCCGTCTTGGAAACGTTTCCCAATCATAAGTCCCCAGACTCTTTTTCACAAAGTGAatgagtgttgttgttgtttttttaccaGGCCAAAGAGGCATCCATTATGCTGAAAACTGCTATGAAACAAGAATAGCATTATGCTAGGCCTATAGGAATTTGTGTTTAGGCTAGTCTATGATTCTTCAGTTTTGCAACCTATATAATTTAGACACTGACATTGGACTTTTTTTAATCAAATGTTTAACTAAGATCATGCTTGAGAGTACCAAGGCCTCGATGATTGTACCACGCTTTACAACTTTTAATTTGATTTGACGACTTTTAATGTAGCGTGTCTACCCAGAATTCATAGCGAATCAACATTGAAATGCATGCTGGTACAACTTGGAAACTGAACTCCCTCTGAATTACTGTAGCTGGTGACAGTGAGCCACTTGAAAAGTGTGACTTTAtctgtttgaaattaaaatggAAAGGTCGTTATAATTAGAGGAAATATGTGGAACCAACTCTCACATTTGCATAAGAACAAGACATTGAAGTACGGCATCCCTATGCTCGTAGGTGTTGTTTGTCATttcctagctagctggctaatgtaggctatgttaacGTTGGTACAAAAGCACTGAAGATTTCACAACTAGCTTCTATATTAAAGCAGGTTTATTCTGACATAGTTCGTTGACAGCAAAAGTCCGATTTTCACAAGAATTTAACGATATGAGCTATAGCTATATTTTGAAATTGCCCTGACTTTGATAAGCAAAGTGTCATGAAAAAACCCTCAATGGCTATCGAAGGTTAAACTGAAACTGGTTGAGTTAAACGAAAGGCAATGGCCTTGTAAAAAGTCTTTTGATGTGTTGTGAACGGAAGGTTTCAGCTAACGTTAACTGTGTTTTTCGTAGTTGCTGGTCGTGGGAGGTTCGTTTGGATTAAGGGAGTTCACACAGATTCGATACGATGCCCAGAAAATCCGTAAAAAGGTAACACATTGACGATTTCATGTGTGCCACTTTTAATTCAATGCTACAAACGTTATATTCTTCCTCTCTGCTCACAACTAGAGCATCTAGTCTGTAACTGTTTCAAGTGGGGGTAACTTAAGCACAGATGCGGATCTAGCTAGAGATTTTGCCTAGGGGTGGCAAAGGTGTGGCATGAGGTTCCAGCAGGGGGGCTTAGGTTGTTGATGCAGCAGTAGGGCCTATACAATGTAGAAATCATTTTTACTTAGGTTCAATAAAGACTCACCGCCACTGCTTAAACAGAGTGTTGAAGAGGAGCTTCAAATGATCTTTGATTTAACCTTTACCATAAAGGTGATGAATGATGATACATGATGGGGCTGTTATGTTGCTGTAACCACACAACCACTTCCAtttattctgattggatgatcatcatgacaatttgcctactgatgatAGTTCTCCTCTATAATGAGGAGGTGTCAGAACCACATTATTAAGGAACATTGCCGAGGAAGATTGCCCAAAACGTTGCTCCATATGTAAGCTTAAATTATTCTAGCCCATTTTATTGCTAGCCTACCACTTAATAACTTAAGGAATACTATAAAGAACAATACAATTTCCCGAAAATTGTGAATGTGTGACCGTGTGtgacattcatgcaaaggaattGACTGATATGCTGCACTGTGTTGTTATAGGTCATGTCTAAATGAAGATTTTTAGCAATACTGggcacaggttactctatacaaccacaggtggcactgtggtaactctatatAAGTAtaggtataagtatactcttttgatcctgtgagggaaatttggtctctgcatttatcccaatccgtaaattagtgacacactctcagcacactgtgaatacaatgaggtgaagcacacactaatcccggcgcagtgagctgcctgctacaacagcggcgttggggagcagtgaggggttaggtgccttgctgaaGGCAAGCTGAAccggcagtgaggggttaggtgccttgctgaaCCGGCAACCTTTCGGTTACaagtagggctgggacaacgcgtcgacgtaatcgatgacgtcgacgcaaaaaatacgtcgacgcaaaatatgagcgtcgattcgtctcttgactctgaatgtttgcaaattcccgatgtaaatggaaaagtgttttccaagactcaaaagtgcttgtccaaaggagaagtacgaaccgttatttgaactaactacgttatgaattgcatccacacatcagcagccttttaactgtgttaatgttaattgcaaggattcccacacgaacgtcttaaaatgcactcaattagacatacactactgaactttattgaatgctacctctgactaagaatgcattactttgcacttgtatagtcttttattttggaatcttaagagcaataaacatatattgcaatgttaaagaattcatgtttttttcattcagatgtgtaaataaacatgtataagttgctattagtgaattaatggggagataatcgaatcgaaatcgaatcggactgaaaaaatgaatcgttagattaatcgatgcatcgaaaaaataatcgctagattaatcgtttaaaaaataatcatttatcccagccctagttacaagtccgaagcactaaccagtaggccacggctgccccaaaacatattgatctcaatggtgcattttgcccatgctcagggtggaaaataaaaaagaaagatttgcatgagacaagtcaaattggtgtttttaaaaagaagggatcatggagaataaagaaaaaaagaaaaaaatctttgtatattcccaaaaggtgtttgggtgctctgaaaatgagaatttttcagacttgtgaggtctgctgttcagaccctgaaggaatttattttcggttcattgctttttgtaaGAGTCTTTCTACTGtctatgtcttctgaaggcctaaacagagcccagccaagaACTCCAataacatttttatcaactagaGGAGCTGAAACGGACAGAATTTAAGTTGACAACATGTTGGTTAttaatattgtaaacaaattaatctataaataataataaaagcacAACATATATCACATTTCCCTCTATGCACTGAAGTTTACGTTTGTTGTTATCAGAGCGCAGCGATGTGCGATaacgtcactggcatggtacGTTAACATGACCCATTTTACCTGTAGAATGCCATGCCAATGACATCACAGATCATTGAAGCTCAAGATGGCTGCGCCCATGTAATAACAGATCACCGTTTTTTCTCCCTTGTAACTATTTCAGCAGTTTTAAGTATCCTACCATTAATAGAACTGATAACACATCAGTTATATCACCGTTACTTCCTATTTCGTTTCAGTTCccctttgagggacagctatgaccatgcaggatcatccaggtCAAACGTGGTGATTTTGctatactattcctatttatgtaccagcatgcaaaatttgagcctcctacatagtttagttcttgcgctatgggcttgtgaactttgacaaaaaagtggccgaacaaaatcgacacccccctgcatccgtaaaactggctgtatcttggaaagtattgatcttacataaaaggaATTTTaaagtgtgtctcctgggtaacataggtacacctggtaattttttcaggactttttgagacctaagtgcgtgggccctggttgaattgacgtagAATGACCCAGTTGcttaacaaaaacaaattgtTGCCAATTTTTTTTTGTCCCAACCTAAATAGATAGGACAATAATAGTGGCAGAAAAAGGGTAGAATATATTCTTTGTTTTGTCATTTCCTATGTCTATTCTGTCAACAAGCTTACCTCAAAAAGAATGTTTGTTTCTTTGCAAGTTCATCCTTGGCTTGGTACAAGGGAACAAGCTTTTCTGGCATTTTTAGGCACAGTGAAATAGTTGTTATAGAGATATATTGGATTATCTATAAGATATGTACAGCCCGCTCCTGTAAACAGAAATGCTGATAAAATAGTCCTTCATAAAGGCTAGGAtgctttttacttttatactttgaGTACATATCAgaagcttaaaggagaattccggtgtgatattgacctaaagtgtattgaaacatgatatcgagtgtgaacgtatgtctcatagcccatctcggcttgtcccctgcactccaaaatctggcgctagttagccgatgctaccaacatctttttcaatagtggtgcttcggcatcgggctagccatgcaaataaatcactgttttacacccatttacgaggctcaatgtatctccacacttcattggtagacttccgagggccctgacatttaaaacgagacattgagaactttgaaaaagcactggtagtttacttacaagacgatttatacagacagtatcttcacgaagtttagcgtttgcagccatcttgaatttagtcacgataagttgagcaacgagtaagaatgaacaagtatgataagggatcagattccaaaaataattcagtggaaatgcatggattccagttgctgctactggaagaaactggaatccatgcatttccactgaattatttttggaatctgcgccagattttggagtgcaggggacaagccgagatgggctatgagacatacgttcacactcggtatcatgtttcaatacactttaggtcaatatcacaccggaattctcctttaagagccAATGCTTGTACATTTTTATCATCACCTGAAGATGTAGTGGTGTCTTTTTCTCTTAAATATTTCTTCTTTAAGCACACTAACCTGAATGTCTGAGTCATAGCTTTAGTAAGCGTTAACAGGTGGTCTTTACAGTACTTGTCTTCCAGATTtattgtgaatttgtatgtaTACATCAACATGATAAACATATCTCACAAATCTCTATTTTTCTCCTAGCTGGACCCATTACTGGAGGCCAAAATAAATCCGGAGAAACAGTCAGTAATCCTTGAGGAGGAATATGAGGTACAGCAAGCAAACCACATTACATTGCTTACCTAAATcatcaaattatggccgggattctatttatagccgggcctcagattcggacaaataaaggccggtaataattgcctacattgttttgatttaactcataaaagagctcttcttaatattttatattgttggttggtttaatactgttgccaatgaaaagtcgttgtcctacaccatgggtctccaacacgtcggtctcaagctaccagtcgcttgccgcccccttctgagcttaCCAGAGCCTaaagcagtagcctacatttaaacacaattgttgctccaaggcattccagcctacgaattttataaaaaagtaaatcatgcataattaaaaaaataactccatttactgtaggctattgTAGACGTGTTTGGCTATACTCAATAAgttttccattacagcacagcgcacgttccatgaatgaatgaaagcggatgccttGTCTCACAATAAGCGGATGGAAATCAAGACACTCTTTCTactacatgaaacttaatagtgaaccatcaaataccccacagatttcagtggccatcagtcccaacatttagcagtataatcaaacagtccaaacgtaaattaaatcccaaaccaaaccgaacatcttctgcttttgatagcctaccggcaTGCCGCTTCAAACGAAAcgtatgtctcacaataaaacacaccacgtaagaaactagatgtaccgcatagcggtacaaaatatgaccgccgctcagtcctgtacatccgttccgcgaaaataaatcagattcggacaaataaaggccggtaataattgcctacattgttttgatttaactcataaaagagctcttcttaatattttatattgttggttggtttaatactgttgccaatgaaaagtcgttgtcctacaccatgggtctccaacacgtcggtctcaagctaccagtcgcttgccgcccccttctgagcttaCCAGAGCCTaaagcagtagcctacatttaaacacaattgttgctccaaggcattccagcctacgaattttataaaaaagtaaatcatgcataattaaaaaaataactccatttactgtaggctattgTAGACGTGTTTGGCTATACTCAATAAgttttccattacagcacagcgcacgttccatgaatgaatgaaagcggatgccttGTCTCACAATAAGCGGATGGAAATCAAGACACTCTTTCTactacatgaaacttaatagtgaaccatcaaataccccacagatttcagtggccatcagtcccaacatttagcagtataatcaaacagtccaaacgtaaattaaatcccaaaccaaaccgaacatcttctgcttttgatagcctaccggcaTGCCGCTTCAAACGAAAcgtatgtctcacaataaaacacaccacgtaagaaactagatgtaccgcatagcggtacaaaatatgaccgccgctcagtcctgtacatccgttccgcgaaaataaatcacacttcaatttgtctccatattttactccatcccccactcttgaaacttttgtgtatgcttgtttggcatgcctgagtgtgtgtgtgcggctgcacagaaagtagcctactggtgctgaaaaggtcaatagattgtagaatagccaaagaagatgtagcattgttataaaacctttaaaatctctaaacaatcacaagtagggcagttcatcacagttcttccattgcaactggattgatgaaaggtcactaacacctaggctacattgtatttgggaaaagcaaaaggtatcagcataatgttattaatttatttatttatttataaacaaaaacatctctgtcagttccatgccgttttcaacagctatcaaaaacaaaggtcatttttggatggatggattttttgtgaatgtttcttcttctacataagattttagtcatcttagttcatgtaatactttattgtcaatgcacaaattaagtaacagtagtc
It encodes:
- the LOC121692878 gene encoding cytochrome c oxidase assembly protein COX16 homolog, mitochondrial, producing the protein MWNQLSHLHKNKTLKYGIPMLLLVVGGSFGLREFTQIRYDAQKIRKKLDPLLEAKINPEKQSVILEEEYEKLREKNLDTWKNIRGPRPWEDSKEYQEEQRARLNKGA